GTCCGGAAGTCGATGGAGTTCTATCAGGTCGCCGAACCGGAGATAAAGGCGCTCGCGGACGAGACCGGTGAACTGGCGAACTTAGTGGTCGAAGAGCAGGGGATGGCCGTCTACTTGATGCGGTCGAAAGGGGAGGACGCCGTCGACCTAGACACGTACGCGGGCATGCGCGCGTACCTACACACGACGGCGCTCGGAAAGGCCATCCTCGCTCACCTCCCCGAGTCGCGCGTCGACGAAATCGTCGACCGCCGCGGACTCGAACGGGAGACGCCGAAGAGCATCGGCACCCGCGAGGAACTGTTCGACGCCCTCGACGACGTCCGCGAACGCGGGTACGCCATCGACGACGGCGAGCGACTGGCGGGGCTTCGCTGTCTCGCCGCCCCGGTGAAAGCTTCGTCGGGCGAAGTCCTCGGGGCCATCAGCGTCTCGGCCCCGGCGAGTCGCGTCAGCGACGACGACCTCCACGGGGAACTCCCCGAACGGGTCCTCAGCGCGGCGAACGTGGTCGAACTCAACATCAACTACTGACCGCCGTTCCCCGCCTCGGAACGCGGGGGTTTCCGAGCGCTCACCTCTCTTTCGTCCCATACGACCGGCTCGTTCTCTCCTCCCTATACGTTACGAAACTAATCTTGTAACGACGCTGTGGCCGACGCCGGAAAGCTGTTCTGTGATAGGGAACGACGGAACTCGGGGCTGGCAACGGCGAAGCCTCCCGCCGGCCGCAGACGCGTCGCTCGTACGTGTGAGAGAGGCGCCACCGAGGCGAGTGGCGCCGGGACAGCGCGTTCGGAGCTACGTTGCCAGAGCCGTCGACGGCACTCTCCGGGAGCGCGTGACGGCGATTCGTACGTTCTCGATGGAGGTACTCAGTCGTTTCGGTCGGCGCGGCACCGCCCGCTTACTGACCGCCCGCCCCCCATCCGTACGCCTGCCACCCGCCGTCGGCGTGCAGCACCTCTCCGGTGACGAAGTTGTCCCGGCCGACGAGGAACGTCGCGCACTCGGCCATCTCCTCGATGGTGCCGAACCGGTTCAGCGGCGTCCGGTCGCGGATGTCGTCGTCGGTGTAGTCGGCGGACCCCTGCGTCTGTCCGGTTATCTCGGTCCAGATGAACCCGGGAGCCAGCGCGTTGACGTGGATGTCGTGCTCCGCCCACTCCACGGCGAGCGTCTGTGTGAGGTTGTTCACGCCGGCTTTCGCGGCGCAGTACGGCGAGCGCATCTGGAGACCGCGGCCCCCCATCAGCGAGGAGATGTTGAGGATGGCTCCTCCTTCACCCTGGTCTATCATCCGTCGACCGACCGCGCGACTCGCGATGAACGT
The genomic region above belongs to Halogeometricum sp. S3BR5-2 and contains:
- the xacR gene encoding HTH-type transcriptional regulator XacR, with product MSAKHPVRTTEKTLALIDELRVRGCCGVTELANNLEMGKSAVHNHLTTLQEHGYVLKRDEEYQLGLKFLEVGGYVRKSMEFYQVAEPEIKALADETGELANLVVEEQGMAVYLMRSKGEDAVDLDTYAGMRAYLHTTALGKAILAHLPESRVDEIVDRRGLERETPKSIGTREELFDALDDVRERGYAIDDGERLAGLRCLAAPVKASSGEVLGAISVSAPASRVSDDDLHGELPERVLSAANVVELNINY
- a CDS encoding SDR family NAD(P)-dependent oxidoreductase codes for the protein MTGKLSGETAIVTGSSQGIGKGIAERFAAEGANVVVNSRSQERAEEAAAAIEADGGTAIGVEADVTDEDAIEALVQTTAERFGSVDILVNNAGLTVIDRATEFDVAEWRKVINVDLVGTFIASRAVGRRMIDQGEGGAILNISSLMGGRGLQMRSPYCAAKAGVNNLTQTLAVEWAEHDIHVNALAPGFIWTEITGQTQGSADYTDDDIRDRTPLNRFGTIEEMAECATFLVGRDNFVTGEVLHADGGWQAYGWGAGGQ